In one window of Brassica rapa cultivar Chiifu-401-42 chromosome A07, CAAS_Brap_v3.01, whole genome shotgun sequence DNA:
- the LOC103831929 gene encoding pentatricopeptide repeat-containing protein At1g74600, chloroplastic, which yields MNCLANESLNLLKISPFSSSPSAYRLLSSVSNLRNPSLLSTKDCTFSTPFNPFHFFNDHQTSSSLCTLQTTRILQGHLLRRYLLPFDAFLTKSLLSWYSKSGSMADAAKLFDTIPQPDVISCNIMISGYRQCKLFEESWRFFCKMHFLGFEANEISYGSVLSACTALQAPLLSELVFCHAVKMGYFLYEVVQSALIDSFSKSFRFRDAYKVFRETLSPNVYCWNTMIAGALRNQDYGSVFDLFYEMCGGVQRPDSYIYSTVLAACASLEKLRFGKAVQARVIKCGAEDVFVNTTIVDLYAKCGHMAEAREVFSRIPNPSVVSWTVMLSGFTKSDDAISALEIFKEMIRSGVEISRCTVTSVVSACGGPFMVSEASQVHAWVLKSEFYLDSSVAASLISMYSKRGDIHLSEDVFKGLDDVQRPNVVNVMVSSLSQNKKPGKAIRLFTRMLQEGLRPDEFSVCTLLSVLDSLNLGNQIHSYILKSGLILDLTVGSSLFTMYSKCGSLEESFSLFQEIPVKDNACWASMISGYNEYGHLKEAIGLFGEMLSDGTSPDESTLSAVLTVCASLPSLPRSKEIHGYALRAGIDKGMPLGSALVNTYSKCGSLKLARQVYDRLPEMDPVSCSSLISGYSQHGLIQDGFFLFRDMVMSGFTMDSFAVSSILKAAALSDASSLGAQVHAYITKIGLCTEPSVGSSLLTMYSKFGSIEDCCKAFNQINGPDLIAWTALIASFAQHGKGTEALQVFNLMKEKGIKPDKVTFVGVLSACSHGGLVEEAYIHLNSMVKDYGIEPENRHYACMVDALGRSGRLKEAESFITNMPIKADALVWGTLLAACRLHEDVELGKLAAKKAIELEPSDAAAYVSLSNILAEVGEWEEVEETRKLMKGKGVEKEPGWSSL from the coding sequence ATGAACTGTCTAGCGAATGAAAGCTTAAAccttttaaaaatctcaccttttTCTTCTTCCCCCTCTGCTTACAGACTACTCTCTTCCGTCTCCAATCTCCGAAACCCATCTCTCCTTTCCACCAAAGACTGTACCTTTTCAACTCCTTTTAACCCTTTTCACTTCTTCAATGATCATCAAACAAGCTCAAGCCTTTGTACACTCCAAACAACCAGAATCCTACAGGGCCACTTGCTCAGACGATATCTATTACCGTTCGATGCTTTCCTTACGAAATCACTGCTCAGTTGGTACTCGAAGTCGGGTTCCATGGCTGATGCAGCTAAGTTGTTCGACACAATTCCTCAACCAGATGTTATCTCTTGTAATATCATGATCTCTGGTTATAGACAGTGTAAACTGTTCGAAGAGTCGTGGAGGTTCTTCTGTAAGATGCATTTCTTGGGTTTTGAGGCGAATGAGATAAGTTATGGGTCTGTGCTGTCGGCTTGTACTGCTCTACAGGCTCCTCTGTTGAGTGAGCTTGTGTTTTGTCATGCAGTAAAGATGGGTTATTTCTTGTATGAAGTTGTTCAGTCTGCTTTAATTGACTCCTTCTCGAAGAGTTTTAGATTTAGGGATGCTTATAAGGTGTTCCGTGAGACTTTATCTCCTAATGTGTATTGTTGGAACACTATGATAGCAGGAGCACTTAGAAATCAAGACTATGGTTCTGTTTTCGATCTTTTCTATGAGATGTGTGGTGGAGTTCAGAGACCTGATAGTTATATATATTCCACTGTTTTGGCTGCGTGTGCTTCCCTTGAGAAGCTTAGGTTCGGGAAAGCGGTTCAAGCTCGGGTGATCAAATGCGGAGCAGAAGATGTGTTTGTGAACACTACGATCGTTGATTTGTATGCCAAGTGTGGGCATATGGCTGAAGCTAGGGAAGTGTTCTCCCGTATCCCCAACCCTAGTGTTGTCTCTTGGACAGTTATGCTGTCTGGTTTCACAAAGAGTGATGATGCTATCTCCGCTCTTGAAATATTCAAGGAAATGATACGTTCAGGTGTTGAGATTAGCAGATGTACTGTGACCAGTGTAGTTTCTGCTTGTGGAGGGCCTTTTATGGTCTCTGAAGCAAGCCAGGTCCATGCTTGGGTCTTAAAGAGTGAATTCTATCTCGATTCTTCAGTGGCTGCCTCCTTGATTAGTATGTACTCAAAGAGAGGAGATATTCATCTCTCTGAAGATGTTTTCAAGGGTTTGGATGATGTTCAGAGGCCAAATGTTGTAAACGTAATGGTCTCTTCACTTTCGCAGAATAAGAAGCCTGGTAAAGCAATAAGACTGTTTACTAGAATGCTTCAGGAGGGTTTGAGACCCGATGAGTTTAGTGTATGCACTTTGTTAAGTGTATTAGATAGTTTGAATTTAGGTAACCAGATTCATAGCTACATTCTCAAAAGTGGGTTAATCCTGGATCTCACTGTTGGAAGCTCTCTTTTTACAATGTACTCCAAGTGTGGTAGTTTGGAAGAGTCTTTTAGTTTATTCCAGGAGATACCTGTTAAAGACAATGCTTGCTGGGCTTCTATGATATCTGGTTACAATGAGTACGGTCATCTTAAGGAAGCTATTGGACTATTCGGTGAGATGTTGTCTGATGGGACTAGTCCTGATGAGAGTACTCTATCCGCTGTTCTAACTGTGTGCGCTTCTCTTCCTTCTCTGCCAAGAAGTAAAGAAATACATGGGTACGCGTTAAGAGCTGGTATTGACAAAGGGATGCCTCTTGGTTCCGCATTAGTAAACACCTATTCAAAATGCGGCTCACTAAAGTTAGCTAGACAGGTCTATGATAGGCTCCCTGAAATGGATCCAGTTTCATGCTCATCGTTAATCTCAGGATATTCACAGCACGGTTTAATCCAGGATGGCTTCTTCCTGTTTCGTGATATGGTCATGTCTGGTTTTACCATGGACTCCTTTGCAGTTTCATCCATTCTTAAAGCCGCTGCTCTCTCAGACGCATCATCTCTCGGAGCTCAGGTTCATGCCTACATCACAAAGATTGGATTGTGCACAGAGCCTTCCGTGGGGAGTTCACTACTGACAATGTATTCGAAATTTGGAAGCATTGAGGACTGCTGTAAAGCATTCAACCAGATCAATGGTCCGGACTTAATCGCATGGACTGCGCTGATTGCAAGTTTTGCGCAACATGGAAAGGGTACTGAAGCGTTACAAGTGTTTAATCTCATGAAGGAAAAAGGAATCAAGCCTGATAAAGTGACTTTCGTAGGAGTCTTGTCCGCTTGTAGTCATGGTGGTTTGGTCGAAGAAGCTTATATCCATCTAAACTCGATGGTAAAAGACTACGGTATCGAACCTGAGAACCGCCATTATGCATGCATGGTCGATGCTTTGGGGAGGTCAGGAAGACTTAAAGAAGCTGAGAGTTTTATCACCAATATGCCTATTAAAGCAGACGCT